A single Anaeromusa acidaminophila DSM 3853 DNA region contains:
- the glmL gene encoding methylaspartate mutase accessory protein GlmL, which yields MSHVLLIDFGSTYTKLTAVDVEKEEILGTARGITTVETDIMEGLQEGLDVLFAQTGKLEFQRVLGCSSAAGGLKMVAIGLVPELTAEAAKRAALGAGAKVLGVYCNELSEYEIEEIAALKPEIILLAGGTDGGNKEVILHNARMLCTLGMDVPVLVAGNKSVTPQVVGILSKVMTEVVHTENVMPRLGELNIDPARGAIRDLFLRRIIEAKGLNKANKFIDKMMMPTPAAVLKAAELLGTGTPHESGWGDLMIVDIGGATTDLYSIAKGEPKQPTVTMRGLPEPFAKRTVEGDLGMRYSATALLKAAGAPVLAQKAGVSEEEVAAYCHLVENQVDTLPQTPREQAIEDALGWACTKVAAQRHVGKIESVFSCVGEVFVQVGKDLTTVEKVIGTGGVIVHHERPECILEGIRYDTATAEYLKPKQCDYYIDGEYILSAMGLLSEEQPEVALRMMKKYLKRRQSAWN from the coding sequence ATGAGCCATGTGCTACTCATTGACTTTGGCAGTACGTATACCAAGCTTACGGCTGTAGATGTCGAGAAGGAAGAAATTTTGGGCACGGCACGGGGCATTACCACGGTAGAGACCGACATCATGGAAGGGTTGCAGGAAGGCTTGGATGTGCTTTTTGCACAGACAGGCAAGCTGGAGTTTCAGCGGGTGCTGGGCTGCTCCAGCGCTGCAGGCGGCCTGAAAATGGTAGCCATTGGCCTGGTGCCGGAATTGACGGCTGAGGCTGCGAAGCGAGCGGCCTTAGGGGCTGGAGCCAAGGTGCTGGGCGTATACTGCAACGAACTCAGCGAGTACGAAATTGAAGAAATTGCAGCCTTAAAGCCGGAAATTATTCTTTTGGCCGGCGGTACGGACGGGGGCAACAAGGAGGTCATTCTCCATAATGCCCGCATGTTATGCACGCTGGGCATGGATGTGCCGGTGCTGGTGGCAGGCAATAAATCAGTGACGCCCCAGGTGGTTGGGATTTTAAGCAAGGTTATGACCGAAGTGGTGCATACGGAAAATGTCATGCCGCGCTTGGGCGAACTGAACATTGACCCTGCTCGGGGCGCCATCAGAGATTTATTTTTACGGCGCATTATCGAAGCGAAAGGCTTGAATAAAGCCAACAAATTTATTGACAAGATGATGATGCCCACCCCTGCGGCTGTACTCAAAGCAGCAGAGCTGCTGGGCACTGGAACGCCGCATGAAAGCGGCTGGGGCGATCTAATGATTGTGGATATTGGCGGTGCAACTACTGACTTATATTCCATTGCCAAAGGAGAGCCCAAACAGCCGACCGTGACCATGCGGGGCCTGCCCGAACCTTTTGCCAAGCGTACGGTGGAAGGAGATTTGGGCATGCGCTACAGCGCGACTGCTTTATTGAAGGCGGCTGGCGCACCCGTGCTGGCTCAGAAGGCTGGCGTCAGCGAAGAAGAGGTTGCGGCGTACTGCCATTTGGTGGAGAACCAGGTGGATACGCTGCCTCAAACGCCACGGGAGCAGGCTATAGAGGATGCTCTTGGATGGGCGTGCACCAAAGTGGCGGCGCAGCGCCATGTAGGAAAAATCGAATCGGTCTTCAGCTGCGTAGGCGAGGTATTCGTGCAGGTTGGCAAAGACTTGACTACGGTTGAGAAAGTCATCGGCACCGGCGGCGTTATCGTGCATCATGAACGGCCGGAATGCATTCTTGAAGGCATTCGTTACGACACTGCGACTGCGGAATATTTAAAACCCAAACAATGTGATTACTATATTGATGGTGAATACATTCTCTCCGCCATGGGGCTTCTGTCGGAAGAACAGCCCGAGGTGGCTCTGCGGATGATGAAAAAATATCTGAAACGGAGGCAATCAGCGTGGAATTGA
- the glmS gene encoding methylaspartate mutase subunit S — protein sequence MENSDKVVLGVIGADCHAVGNKILAHALRAAGFEVVNLGVLVPQQEFVNAAIETDAKAILVASLYGHGEIDCRGLRDACKEAGIGGIKLYVGGNLVVGKTDFTEVKEKFLAMGYDRVYEPGILPDQVIEDLKQDLARA from the coding sequence ATGGAAAACAGTGATAAGGTCGTCTTGGGAGTTATCGGCGCCGACTGTCATGCAGTGGGCAACAAAATTCTGGCCCATGCCTTACGGGCGGCAGGTTTTGAGGTGGTCAATCTGGGCGTGCTGGTGCCGCAGCAGGAATTCGTCAATGCGGCGATTGAAACCGATGCGAAGGCCATCTTGGTGGCGTCTCTCTATGGACACGGCGAAATTGACTGCCGGGGCCTGCGGGATGCTTGCAAAGAAGCTGGCATCGGCGGCATTAAGCTGTATGTAGGCGGTAACCTGGTTGTAGGCAAGACCGATTTCACCGAAGTAAAAGAAAAATTCCTTGCCATGGGTTATGACCGTGTATATGAACCAGGCATTTTGCCAGACCAGGTAATTGAAGACTTGAAGCAGGACCTGGCCCGGGCGTAA
- a CDS encoding dicarboxylate/amino acid:cation symporter: protein MKNGKWKLGLTTQIFLGLILGVLFGHLFPAIAVDLKPIGDMFIRMIKMIVVPLIFSSLIMGIAGTGDFKKLGRLGLKSIIWFEAATTLALVVGLTVVNVFEPGQGLQITATDAAAVTAASKKSIDMSHMLINIVPTNVVDAAARGDMLQIIMFSVFFGVAAAAVGSKGEPVVKVAISIAEVMFQFTNYVMRLAPIGVFALIGFTVGKFGLGMLIPLAKLIGSLYFALIVFVLLVLTIASVLIRVNFFHLLRALKEPLLIAFSTASSEAALPVAMTKLEKFGVPKHIVTFVLPTGYTFNLDGSTLYSALAVVFIAQVYNIDFPLTTQLLMVLTLMLSTKGIAAVPGASLIVIAGTAAAFGLPVEGIAIILGVDRILDMARTACNLIGNCIASVVVARWEHELPDEQLAVAYAQQYDD from the coding sequence ATGAAAAACGGCAAATGGAAATTGGGTCTGACCACTCAGATCTTTCTAGGATTGATTCTGGGGGTGCTTTTCGGACATCTGTTTCCAGCCATTGCCGTCGATCTCAAACCTATCGGCGACATGTTTATTCGGATGATCAAAATGATTGTGGTTCCTTTGATTTTCAGTTCACTGATTATGGGAATTGCCGGGACTGGCGATTTCAAGAAACTCGGGCGGCTGGGCTTAAAGTCCATCATCTGGTTTGAAGCGGCTACGACGCTGGCGCTGGTAGTCGGCCTGACAGTAGTCAATGTTTTTGAACCAGGTCAAGGATTGCAAATTACCGCAACCGATGCAGCGGCAGTAACTGCAGCATCGAAGAAAAGCATTGATATGTCGCACATGCTGATCAATATTGTGCCGACCAATGTAGTAGATGCGGCTGCACGCGGCGATATGCTGCAAATCATCATGTTTTCCGTCTTTTTCGGCGTAGCTGCGGCTGCGGTGGGAAGCAAAGGCGAACCGGTGGTAAAGGTCGCCATCAGTATTGCGGAAGTCATGTTTCAATTCACGAACTATGTCATGCGTTTAGCCCCGATTGGCGTATTTGCGCTGATTGGTTTTACCGTAGGTAAGTTTGGCCTGGGTATGCTGATCCCGTTAGCGAAACTGATTGGATCGCTGTATTTCGCGCTGATTGTTTTCGTGTTGTTGGTTCTGACGATAGCTTCCGTGCTGATTCGGGTAAACTTTTTTCATCTGTTGCGAGCCTTAAAAGAGCCGCTGCTGATTGCATTTTCAACGGCATCTAGCGAAGCGGCGCTGCCGGTGGCTATGACAAAACTGGAAAAATTCGGAGTGCCCAAGCATATCGTTACCTTTGTACTTCCGACAGGTTATACCTTTAATTTAGATGGTTCGACTTTATATAGCGCCCTAGCGGTAGTGTTTATCGCCCAGGTCTACAATATTGACTTTCCTCTTACTACGCAGTTGCTTATGGTGCTGACCTTGATGCTTTCCACAAAAGGCATCGCGGCAGTACCCGGGGCGTCCTTGATTGTTATTGCAGGGACAGCGGCCGCTTTTGGGCTGCCTGTAGAGGGAATTGCAATCATTTTGGGAGTCGACCGAATTTTGGATATGGCGCGCACGGCGTGCAATCTTATTGGCAACTGTATTGCCTCAGTCGTTGTGGCTCGCTGGGAGCATGAGCTTCCAGACGAACAACTGGCTGTCGCCTATGCGCAGCAGTACGACGACTGA